A genomic stretch from Lathyrus oleraceus cultivar Zhongwan6 chromosome 2, CAAS_Psat_ZW6_1.0, whole genome shotgun sequence includes:
- the LOC127122563 gene encoding uncharacterized protein LOC127122563 has protein sequence MYPPSEVEQPSGKGDDSSSSEKDLAAEGLRSLGQIVSDKGKSVASNTANASHSKKHDDANVVIDLENGSSDDQEESLIHHIKPSVAERMKTRKRKYVAELMSARKAKKTADVPDISLAKKTTIRKSPVKVPAVHLDNISFHLEDGAAKWKFVIQRRVTVERELGKDVDDAKGVMDLIKAVGLLKTIVGFSQCYKGLVKEFIVNIPEDISDKNNKEFCKVYVRGELEVTDNQVCREITAKQVKVWPFKKHLPAGKLTIKYDILHKIGVVNWVNTNHISTIANTLGRFIFAVRTKVKFDYGRFMFDQIIKHATTNAVKLPISFPSMICGIILNQHPDILCSNDLPRRRKPTLSVHYKLFEGSHVEDIIMTSAMKRPASKVGAIVELKETCKELGEGIMVATTRKQSLEALIESLEQAEGENVEHANVSNEEEAEAHTSSEMSTNNDDASGNSASGYIEEATNSSSTEILTAVYVLGDVTL, from the exons ATGTATCCCCCTTCTGAGGTTGAACAACCTAGTGGTAAGGGTGATGATTCCTCCAGTTCTGAAAAGGACTTGGCTGCTGAAGGGTTGCGCTCTCTAGGGCAAATCGTGTCTGACAAAGGGAAATCTGTGGCCTCTAATACTGCTAATGCTTCCCACTCTAAGAAGCATGATGATGCAAATGTTGTGATTGATCTAGAGAATGGTAGCTCTGATGATCAAGAGGAAAGCTTGATTCATCACATAAAGCCAAGTGTGGCTGAACGCATGAAGACTCGCAAACGAAAATATGTGGCTGAACTTATGTCAGCTAGAAAagctaagaagactgctg atgtccctgacatctcgCTTGCGAAGAAAACTACTATTAGGAAGTCTCCTGTTAAAGTTCCTGCTGTTCATTTGGATAACATCTCCTTCCATCTTGAGGATGGAGCTGCTaagtggaaatttgtgattcaGAGAAGGGTAACTGTGGAAAGGGAATTGGGAAAAGATGTTGATGATGCCAAGGGGGTCATGGACCTGATAAAAGCTGTTGGGCTTTTGAAGACTATTGTTGGGTTCTCTCAATGCTACAAAGGTTTAGTCAAGGAATTTATTGTTAATATTCCTGAGGATATTTCTGATAAGAACAACAAGGAGTTCTGCAAGGTGTATGTGAGGG GAGAATTAGAGGTTACAGATAATCAGGTCTGTAGAGAGATTACAGCTAAGCAGGTGAAAGTTTGGCCTTTTAAAAAACATCTTCCTGCTGGGAAGTTGACTATCAAGTATGATATCCTGCATAAAATAGGAGTTGTTAACTGGGTCAATACCAACCATATCTCCACCATTGCTAATACTCTTGGGAGGTTTATTTTTGCTGTTAGGACAAAAGTGAaatttgactatggtagatttatgtttgatCAAATCATCAAGCATGCAACTACGAATGCCGTTAAGCTACCAATTTCTTTTCCCTCTATGATCTGTGGAATTATCTTGAACCAACATCCTGATATTTTGTGCTCAAATGATTTACCTAGAAGGAGAAAACCAACTCTATCTGTGCACTACAAACTTTTTGAAGGCAGTCATGTTGAGGATATTATCATGACATCTGCCATGAAGAGGCCAGCCTCAAAAGTTGGAGCAATTGTTGAGCTTAAGGAGACATGCAAAGAGCTAGGTGAAGGTATTATGGTAGCCACAACTAGAAAACAATCTTTGGAAGCCTTGATTGAAAGCTTGGAGCAGGCTGAGGGTGAAAATGTTGAACATGCTAATGTCAGCAATGAAGAAGAAgctgaagcccacacctctagtgagatGTCTACTAACAATGATGATGCGAGTGGCAATTCTGCTTCTGGTTATATTGAAGAGGCTACAAACTCAAGCTCTACTGA AATTCTTACAGCTGTGTATGTACTTGGTGATGTAACTCTTTAA